A single window of Entomoplasma ellychniae DNA harbors:
- a CDS encoding M13 family metallopeptidase produces the protein MSKVRAQDDFFNYVNGEWISQTSLPKGYAWWGSFQILRKKSDDDIRSLIDELLAKNDLSLEEQQIVNLYRNFLNDESRNKFGIQPIMPMIEQIDKLDSKENLTEFFIAMEKKWRISFFGSFSISLDIKDSNTKVLYVGSMGLGMSDRDYYDPKNPRHKEVKSAYKKYIEKVAELSKVPFKTKNLFDLVYDVEDQIAKVKLPKEELRNPDNTYNLITLQELSDQYSFINWKGILELWGVNPDSDRKIIISQPKCVAKIQEIVNAMSLDDLKDFMKIDLLTSMTGSLSLDYYEASFEYGSVFSGVKDKRPREERAANFVNSVFGEVLSKEYVKRHFSPKSKDLVLKMVKDLFAVYKVRINQLDWMSEDTKQKAVEKLDSFKVKIGYPDKWEDYSKIQIRSFEEGGSLYENLRNIGDYFFENEISEINDPVDKTKWGMYAQTVNAYYSPTANEICFPAAILQKPFFDEHQSLAANLGGIGAVIGHEVSHGFDDQGSRFDKDGNFKDWWQPKDHKIYKQITQKLVEQYNEYEFDGTHVNGKLTLGENIGDLSGVSAALDICREQAPDGFKEFFENFAKVFCQISTPEHRNTALLTDPHSPEICRINGTLVNIDEFHDTYQTKPGDKMYKPKAKRIKVW, from the coding sequence ATGAGTAAAGTTAGAGCACAAGACGATTTTTTTAATTATGTCAATGGGGAATGAATTAGTCAAACATCACTACCTAAAGGTTATGCATGATGAGGTAGTTTTCAAATTCTTAGAAAGAAATCAGATGATGATATCAGAAGTTTGATTGATGAATTATTAGCTAAAAATGATTTATCATTAGAAGAACAACAGATTGTTAACCTTTATCGTAACTTTTTAAATGACGAATCAAGAAATAAATTTGGAATCCAACCCATTATGCCAATGATTGAACAAATTGATAAATTAGATTCTAAAGAAAATTTAACTGAGTTTTTTATTGCAATGGAAAAAAAATGACGTATTTCATTTTTTGGAAGTTTTTCAATTTCTTTAGATATTAAAGATAGCAACACCAAAGTACTTTATGTTGGTTCAATGGGGTTAGGGATGTCAGATCGTGATTATTATGATCCAAAAAACCCTAGACATAAAGAAGTAAAATCAGCTTATAAAAAATATATTGAAAAAGTTGCGGAATTATCAAAAGTACCATTTAAAACTAAAAATTTATTTGATTTAGTTTATGATGTTGAAGACCAAATTGCCAAAGTTAAGTTACCTAAAGAAGAACTTCGTAATCCTGATAATACTTACAATTTGATTACACTACAAGAATTAAGCGATCAATACTCATTTATTAACTGAAAAGGAATTTTAGAATTATGAGGAGTGAATCCTGATAGTGATAGAAAAATTATTATTTCTCAACCAAAATGTGTAGCTAAAATTCAAGAGATTGTTAACGCCATGTCATTAGATGATTTAAAAGACTTTATGAAAATTGATCTTTTAACTTCTATGACTGGTAGTTTAAGTTTAGATTATTATGAAGCTTCATTTGAATATGGAAGTGTTTTTTCGGGAGTTAAAGATAAAAGACCTCGCGAAGAAAGAGCTGCAAATTTTGTTAATAGTGTCTTTGGAGAAGTTCTTTCAAAAGAGTATGTTAAAAGACATTTTTCCCCTAAATCAAAAGATTTAGTTTTAAAAATGGTTAAAGATTTATTTGCAGTTTATAAAGTAAGAATTAATCAATTAGATTGAATGAGTGAAGACACGAAACAAAAAGCTGTTGAAAAGTTAGATTCTTTTAAAGTTAAAATTGGGTATCCTGATAAATGAGAAGACTATAGTAAAATTCAAATTAGATCCTTTGAAGAGGGTGGGAGCCTATATGAAAACCTTCGTAACATTGGAGATTATTTCTTTGAAAACGAAATTTCTGAAATTAATGATCCGGTTGATAAAACTAAATGAGGAATGTATGCTCAAACAGTAAACGCTTATTATTCACCAACTGCCAATGAAATATGTTTCCCAGCTGCTATTTTACAAAAACCTTTCTTTGATGAACATCAATCTCTTGCAGCAAATCTTGGAGGAATTGGTGCAGTAATTGGTCATGAAGTAAGTCATGGTTTTGATGATCAAGGTAGTCGCTTTGATAAAGATGGAAATTTTAAAGACTGATGACAACCAAAAGATCATAAAATTTATAAACAAATCACACAAAAATTAGTTGAACAATATAATGAGTATGAGTTTGATGGAACCCACGTTAATGGTAAGTTAACATTAGGTGAAAATATTGGTGATTTATCAGGGGTTTCAGCAGCTTTAGATATTTGCCGAGAACAAGCCCCAGATGGGTTTAAAGAATTTTTTGAAAATTTTGCTAAAGTATTTTGCCAAATTTCAACTCCCGAACACCGTAATACGGCTTTATTAACTGATCCTCATTCTCCTGAAATTTGCCGTATTAATGGAACATTAGTAAACATCGATGAATTCCATGATACATACCAAACCAAACCTGGGGATAAAATGTATAAACCAAAAGCAAAACGAATTAAAGTTTGATAA
- a CDS encoding phosphoglycerate kinase, with protein MNYNSKKTLKDLVVSSKKVLVRVDFNVPLKDGVITDDNRIQAAIPTIKYLLENNAKVILFSHLSRIKSEEDKKSKSLAPVAKRLEEILKHKIIFINETRGAKLENAVSELKEKEIILVENTRFEDVANGEVVKLESKNDSGLSKYWASLGDVFVNDAFGTAHRAHASNVGISSNIGESALGLLVESEIKMLGKGIDTPQRPFVAILGGAKVSDKIGVIDHLLSKVDKIIIGGGMTYTFHKAQGLEIGNSLLEIDKVELAKEFLAKANGKIILPVDSACASSYADVTPTIVGENIPEGMMGLDIGPKTIELYKNILKDAKTVVWNGPMGVSEFENFKAGTVAVCEASAKRKADGGFTLIGGGDSAAAAIKLGFKDDFSWISTGGGASLEYMEGKELVGIAAIQNK; from the coding sequence ATGAATTATAATTCAAAAAAAACATTAAAAGATTTAGTAGTTTCTAGTAAGAAAGTTTTAGTTAGAGTAGATTTTAACGTGCCACTTAAAGATGGCGTGATAACTGATGATAACAGAATTCAAGCAGCTATTCCTACTATTAAATACTTACTTGAAAACAATGCTAAAGTTATTTTATTTTCGCATCTTTCAAGAATTAAATCTGAAGAAGATAAAAAAAGTAAATCATTAGCCCCGGTTGCTAAAAGATTAGAAGAAATTTTAAAACACAAAATCATATTTATTAACGAAACTAGAGGAGCTAAGTTAGAAAATGCTGTTTCTGAATTAAAAGAAAAAGAAATTATTTTAGTTGAAAATACTCGTTTTGAAGACGTTGCAAATGGTGAAGTTGTAAAACTTGAATCAAAAAATGATTCTGGTTTAAGCAAATATTGAGCTTCACTTGGTGATGTGTTTGTAAATGATGCATTTGGTACTGCTCATAGAGCTCACGCTTCGAATGTTGGTATTTCTTCAAACATTGGTGAATCAGCTTTAGGTTTATTAGTTGAATCAGAAATTAAAATGTTAGGTAAAGGCATTGATACACCACAAAGACCATTTGTTGCTATTTTAGGTGGAGCTAAAGTCTCAGATAAGATTGGTGTTATTGATCATTTATTATCAAAGGTTGACAAAATTATAATTGGGGGTGGTATGACCTATACCTTCCATAAGGCACAAGGTTTAGAAATTGGTAATTCATTATTAGAAATTGATAAAGTAGAATTAGCAAAAGAATTTTTAGCAAAAGCTAATGGTAAAATTATTCTGCCAGTTGATTCAGCATGTGCTTCAAGTTATGCAGATGTTACTCCAACTATTGTTGGTGAAAATATCCCTGAAGGAATGATGGGATTAGATATTGGACCTAAAACAATTGAACTTTATAAAAATATTTTAAAAGATGCTAAAACTGTTGTTTGAAATGGCCCAATGGGAGTTTCTGAATTTGAAAACTTTAAAGCAGGAACAGTTGCAGTTTGTGAAGCATCAGCAAAAAGAAAAGCTGACGGTGGATTCACTTTAATTGGCGGTGGAGATTCTGCTGCAGCTGCAATTAAATTAGGATTTAAAGATGATTTTTCTTGAATATCAACAGGTGGTGGAGCATCACTTGAATATATGGAAGGTAAAGAATTAGTTGGTATAGCAGCTATTCAAAATAAATAA